In the genome of Bacteroidales bacterium, one region contains:
- a CDS encoding LptE family protein, producing MKIRPAALFFLTVILLITSGCGIYSFTGASISPDVKTISIKYFVNNAVMVQPTLSRRFTEALRDKFTNQTNLSMVSSGGDLAIEGEITGYTTEPVAIQGDQKAALQRLKITVNVRFVNAKDEKQNFETSFSRFADYDASSRLSDVEDGLIDQINEELTQDVFNKAVVNW from the coding sequence ATGAAAATACGACCAGCTGCCCTGTTCTTTTTAACTGTCATTCTCCTAATCACATCGGGATGCGGCATATACTCTTTTACAGGAGCTTCAATTTCACCGGATGTAAAGACGATCTCCATAAAATATTTTGTTAACAATGCAGTGATGGTTCAGCCGACATTGAGCAGGCGGTTTACTGAAGCGTTGCGGGATAAATTCACGAACCAGACCAATCTCAGCATGGTGAGTTCGGGGGGCGACCTTGCCATTGAAGGAGAGATAACAGGTTATACAACTGAGCCAGTGGCAATACAAGGTGATCAAAAAGCAGCTCTTCAGCGGCTTAAGATTACAGTTAATGTCAGGTTTGTGAATGCCAAAGATGAGAAGCAAAATTTTGAAACCAGTTTTTCAAGGTTTGCAGATTATGATGCAAGTAGTCGACTTTCAGATGTGGAAGATGGTTTGATTGACCAGATCAATGAAGAATTGACGCAGGATGTCTTCAACAAAGCGGTTGTTAACTGGTAA
- the secG gene encoding preprotein translocase subunit SecG produces MTAYIFVSVLILIACILLILVVLVQNSKGGGLASNFSSSNQFMGVRKTADFLEKTTWTLAIILLSLSLLSIFVIPRNRGTQGQADTELRETIDDKAAPVQDFQPNPSEKDK; encoded by the coding sequence ATGACTGCGTATATTTTTGTTTCGGTACTGATCTTAATCGCATGTATCCTTTTGATCCTGGTTGTACTTGTTCAAAATTCGAAAGGTGGGGGTCTTGCATCTAATTTCTCCTCATCAAACCAGTTTATGGGTGTTAGAAAGACTGCTGATTTTCTTGAGAAAACAACATGGACCCTGGCTATCATCCTGTTATCACTTAGTTTGCTTTCCATTTTTGTGATTCCACGTAATCGTGGGACCCAGGGACAGGCAGATACTGAACTTCGCGAGACCATTGATGATAAGGCAGCACCTGTTCAGGATTTCCAACCAAATCCTTCAGAAAAGGACAAATAA
- a CDS encoding co-chaperone GroES has translation MAQVNVKPLADRVLVEPAAAEQKTAGGIIIPDTAKEKPQKGTVVAVGNGKKDEPMTVKVGDLVLYGKYAGTEINVDGRDYLIMRESDILAVI, from the coding sequence ATGGCACAGGTAAACGTAAAACCATTGGCAGACCGAGTATTGGTTGAGCCGGCAGCCGCCGAACAAAAAACCGCAGGTGGAATTATCATTCCGGATACTGCTAAGGAAAAACCACAAAAAGGAACAGTTGTAGCTGTTGGAAATGGCAAAAAGGATGAACCTATGACCGTGAAGGTTGGTGATTTAGTTCTTTATGGTAAATATGCTGGAACTGAAATCAACGTTGACGGCAGGGATTACCTTATCATGCGTGAAAGCGATATACTCGCAGTAATTTAA
- the groL gene encoding chaperonin GroEL (60 kDa chaperone family; promotes refolding of misfolded polypeptides especially under stressful conditions; forms two stacked rings of heptamers to form a barrel-shaped 14mer; ends can be capped by GroES; misfolded proteins enter the barrel where they are refolded when GroES binds), whose protein sequence is MKSAKEIIFEIEARDRLKKGVDALSNAVKVTLGPKGRNVIIEKTYGAPVVTKDGVSVAKEIELKDAVENMGAQMVKEVASKTSDVAGDGTTTATVLAQSIIATGLKNVTAGANPMDLKRGIDKAVIAVVAHLKKQSVAVGDSIEKIEQVATVSANNDNTIGKLIAEAMAKVKKEGVITIEEAKGIETTVKVVEGMQFDRGYISPYFVTDAEKMEASFESPYILIHDKKISGMKDLLPILEKVVQTGRPLLIIAEDVDGEALATLVVNKIRGSLKIVAVKAPGFGDRRKEMLQDIAILTGGTVVSEEQGYRLEDADLSYLGQAEKISIDKDNTTIVSGKGEKEAISARINQIKAQIETTTSDYDREKLQERLAKLAGGVAVIQVGAASEVEMKEKKDRFDDALHATRAANEEGIIPGGGVAYLRAIASLDAVKTDNEDEEIGVNIVRRALEEPLRQIVANAGLEGSIIVQKVKEGKDDFGFNARTETYENLYAAGVIDPTKVARVALENAASIAGMLLTTECVISEIKDEKEAPMPNPGMGGMGGMY, encoded by the coding sequence ATGAAATCAGCAAAGGAAATTATTTTTGAGATAGAAGCACGCGACAGGCTTAAGAAAGGTGTTGATGCTTTATCTAATGCTGTCAAAGTAACTTTAGGACCTAAGGGTCGTAATGTGATTATAGAGAAAACCTATGGTGCACCGGTTGTTACCAAGGATGGTGTATCTGTAGCCAAAGAAATAGAATTAAAGGATGCGGTTGAAAATATGGGAGCCCAGATGGTAAAGGAAGTTGCTTCCAAAACCTCTGATGTAGCCGGGGATGGTACAACTACTGCTACTGTTCTTGCACAATCCATTATAGCTACCGGTTTAAAGAATGTAACTGCAGGTGCCAATCCAATGGATCTGAAACGTGGTATAGACAAGGCTGTTATTGCCGTTGTTGCCCATCTTAAGAAACAATCCGTGGCAGTGGGTGACAGTATTGAAAAAATCGAGCAGGTTGCTACTGTTTCTGCAAATAATGACAATACCATCGGTAAACTGATTGCCGAAGCTATGGCCAAGGTGAAGAAAGAGGGTGTTATCACTATCGAAGAAGCCAAAGGAATAGAAACAACTGTTAAGGTTGTTGAAGGTATGCAGTTTGATCGTGGTTATATCTCCCCTTATTTTGTTACTGATGCTGAAAAGATGGAGGCTTCATTTGAAAGTCCTTACATCCTGATTCATGATAAAAAAATCAGTGGAATGAAAGACCTTCTTCCTATTCTTGAGAAGGTAGTTCAAACAGGCCGCCCACTGCTTATCATTGCCGAAGACGTTGATGGTGAAGCATTAGCTACCCTGGTTGTGAATAAGATCCGTGGCTCACTTAAAATTGTAGCTGTTAAAGCTCCTGGTTTTGGTGACCGTCGTAAGGAAATGTTACAGGATATCGCCATCCTCACCGGCGGAACCGTTGTTTCAGAAGAACAAGGGTATCGTTTGGAAGATGCAGATTTATCCTATTTAGGTCAGGCTGAAAAAATCAGTATTGATAAAGATAATACTACTATTGTTAGCGGAAAAGGCGAAAAAGAAGCAATTTCAGCCCGTATCAATCAGATCAAAGCCCAGATTGAAACTACTACTTCTGATTACGATCGTGAAAAACTCCAGGAACGTCTTGCTAAATTAGCCGGAGGTGTTGCTGTTATCCAGGTTGGTGCAGCAAGTGAAGTTGAAATGAAAGAGAAGAAAGACAGGTTTGATGATGCATTGCATGCCACACGCGCTGCTAATGAAGAAGGTATCATTCCTGGTGGTGGTGTTGCTTACCTGAGAGCAATTGCATCACTTGATGCAGTTAAAACTGATAACGAAGATGAGGAAATCGGTGTAAATATTGTACGTCGTGCTCTTGAAGAACCTCTTCGCCAGATTGTTGCCAATGCCGGACTTGAAGGTTCGATCATTGTTCAGAAAGTAAAGGAAGGCAAAGATGATTTCGGTTTCAATGCACGTACTGAAACCTACGAAAACCTATATGCAGCCGGTGTTATCGACCCAACCAAGGTAGCTCGTGTAGCCCTTGAAAATGCTGCATCTATAGCAGGAATGCTGCTCACCACTGAGTGTGTTATTTCTGAAATAAAGGACGAAAAAGAAGCCCCAATGCCTAACCCAGGAATGGGCGGAATGGGTGGAATGTACTAA
- a CDS encoding glycoside hydrolase family 3 C-terminal domain-containing protein produces MKAVLSPGYCLFLLLFCFSAASQAQDILPYKNPSLGIDERVKDLLGRMTADEKFWQLYMIPGDLSLGKEKLKHGIFGLQVDAKGETTDAAGQMLTYGGSSDASLFAEKVNEIQRFFVNETRLGIPIIPFAEALHGLGMGGSTSFPQSIGLAASWDTSLMRQVSSAIAIEVKSRGIRQVLDPVINIARDVRWGRVEETYGEDPYLTSLMGSCYIDAFEKIGVIATPKHFAVNVGDGGRDSYPIHYNERLLEEVYFPAFKSGFQKAGARSVMSSYNSLDGTPCTAHDWLLNKKLKQEWGFRGFVISDACAVGGANVLHYTAADYTEATEDAMEGGLDVIFQTDYEHHTLFKDAFDKGLIPSSVIDSAVTRVLRAKFQSGLFENPYVDSKEAGIWNGHALHRQLALQAARESIVLLDNKAETLPLNAGIKRIAVIGHDAVEARLGGYSGPGINKVSILDGLRKHAPAGMEITYSPGCGRSFEPYRVVPSANLSSTKSDLKVQGLKGEYFNNLNLVGTPVLTRTDSQLSFGWTLYSPDPALAFDCYSIRWTGKIIAPSTGTFHLGMEGNDGYRLYFDGKLLIDNWQKSSFQTQMVEVQFIQGKEYDIRVEYFESSGSARLKLIWDAGIDKQTDEQIKEAVKTAMDADVAVIVAGINEGEFNDRAFLKLPGKQEEMIQAICSAGKPVIVVLTGGSAITMNTWKDKVSAILDVWYPGEAGGDAVAEVIFGKYNPAGRLPITFPVFEGQLPLVYNHKPTGRGDDYTDLTGMPLFPFGYGLSYSKFEYSDLQIDHPGIQAGQTAHVRFKVRNIGKLSGDEVCQLYIRDELASVARPVKELKGFQRITLAPGEEKTLSFEISPESLSMLDINNKLTIEPGIFRIMIGASSMDIRLMGNLRVIE; encoded by the coding sequence ATGAAAGCTGTTTTGTCCCCGGGGTATTGCTTGTTTCTTTTGCTATTCTGTTTCAGCGCAGCGAGTCAAGCGCAGGATATTTTGCCTTATAAGAATCCATCTCTGGGTATTGATGAAAGAGTAAAGGATTTGTTAGGTCGCATGACAGCCGATGAAAAATTCTGGCAGTTGTATATGATTCCCGGTGATTTGAGTCTAGGAAAGGAGAAACTGAAGCATGGAATCTTTGGACTGCAGGTGGATGCTAAGGGTGAAACTACAGATGCCGCAGGACAGATGTTAACCTACGGAGGATCCAGTGATGCAAGTCTGTTTGCTGAAAAGGTCAATGAGATACAGCGATTCTTTGTGAATGAAACACGGTTGGGAATACCCATTATTCCTTTTGCAGAGGCACTGCATGGTCTTGGGATGGGAGGAAGTACATCCTTCCCCCAATCGATAGGACTTGCAGCCAGTTGGGATACTTCCCTGATGAGGCAGGTTTCTTCTGCCATTGCCATTGAGGTGAAATCCAGAGGAATCAGGCAGGTTTTAGATCCGGTTATCAATATTGCCAGGGATGTCAGATGGGGAAGAGTGGAAGAGACATATGGTGAAGATCCATACCTTACTTCATTGATGGGATCTTGTTATATCGATGCTTTTGAAAAAATAGGTGTGATCGCTACCCCTAAACATTTTGCAGTGAATGTAGGCGATGGTGGGAGGGATAGCTACCCGATACATTACAATGAGCGTCTCCTAGAAGAAGTATATTTCCCGGCTTTCAAGTCAGGATTTCAAAAAGCAGGTGCGCGTTCTGTGATGTCATCGTATAATTCGCTGGATGGGACTCCATGCACGGCACATGACTGGTTGTTGAACAAGAAGTTGAAACAAGAGTGGGGCTTCCGTGGATTTGTTATTTCAGATGCCTGTGCTGTGGGCGGAGCTAATGTACTTCATTATACAGCGGCCGATTATACTGAAGCAACAGAAGATGCAATGGAAGGGGGATTAGATGTCATTTTCCAGACGGACTACGAACATCATACCCTCTTCAAAGATGCCTTTGATAAAGGGTTGATCCCTTCATCTGTGATCGACAGTGCGGTTACCAGGGTACTTAGGGCTAAGTTCCAGTCTGGTTTATTTGAAAATCCATATGTTGACAGCAAGGAGGCAGGAATCTGGAATGGCCATGCCCTGCATCGTCAGCTTGCATTGCAGGCAGCCAGGGAATCTATAGTTTTACTCGACAATAAAGCCGAAACGTTACCTCTGAATGCCGGGATAAAAAGAATTGCGGTGATTGGGCATGATGCTGTTGAGGCCAGGTTAGGGGGGTACAGTGGTCCTGGAATTAATAAAGTCAGCATATTGGATGGCTTGCGCAAACATGCCCCGGCAGGTATGGAAATAACGTATTCACCGGGATGCGGAAGAAGCTTCGAGCCTTATCGTGTGGTTCCATCAGCAAATCTGAGTTCCACAAAATCTGATTTAAAGGTTCAAGGACTTAAAGGGGAGTATTTTAATAATTTAAATCTGGTAGGAACACCAGTATTAACCCGAACCGATTCCCAGCTATCTTTTGGATGGACGCTCTATTCTCCGGATCCTGCATTAGCCTTTGATTGTTATTCAATACGATGGACAGGCAAAATCATTGCTCCGTCTACCGGGACCTTTCATCTGGGGATGGAAGGAAATGATGGCTATCGGCTCTATTTTGATGGTAAATTACTCATTGACAACTGGCAGAAATCTTCATTCCAAACCCAGATGGTAGAAGTTCAATTTATACAGGGGAAAGAATATGATATCCGTGTGGAGTATTTTGAGAGTTCGGGAAGTGCACGGCTGAAGTTGATCTGGGATGCAGGAATCGATAAACAAACCGATGAACAGATAAAAGAAGCTGTGAAAACTGCTATGGATGCAGATGTTGCTGTTATAGTAGCCGGTATCAATGAAGGCGAATTTAATGACAGGGCTTTTTTAAAACTTCCGGGTAAACAGGAGGAAATGATACAGGCAATTTGTTCGGCAGGAAAGCCTGTAATTGTAGTTTTAACAGGTGGAAGTGCCATTACGATGAATACCTGGAAAGACAAGGTAAGTGCAATCCTGGATGTATGGTATCCCGGTGAAGCTGGTGGAGATGCAGTTGCTGAGGTGATTTTTGGAAAATATAATCCAGCAGGTCGTTTACCTATAACCTTCCCTGTTTTCGAAGGGCAGCTGCCTTTAGTATATAATCATAAACCTACAGGGAGGGGAGATGACTATACAGACCTCACTGGCATGCCGTTATTCCCTTTCGGATATGGATTAAGTTATTCGAAATTTGAGTACTCTGATTTGCAGATTGATCATCCGGGTATTCAGGCAGGTCAGACTGCACATGTTCGCTTTAAAGTCAGGAATATTGGAAAACTTTCGGGTGATGAGGTTTGCCAGCTATATATACGGGATGAACTGGCGTCAGTGGCTCGTCCGGTTAAAGAACTGAAGGGCTTTCAGCGCATCACACTTGCTCCGGGAGAAGAAAAAACGCTAAGTTTTGAAATATCACCGGAATCCTTAAGCATGTTGGATATAAACAATAAACTGACCATAGAGCCAGGGATTTTCAGGATTATGATTGGTGCTTCTTCTATGGATATCAGGTTGATGGGTAACCTCAGGGTTATTGAATAA
- a CDS encoding DUF1801 domain-containing protein yields MNKFQPVKFRNIDEFLDYLPDEEREIVVFLRQIILESLPECREKLAYNVPFYYKKSRICFIWPPSVPWGNVNIKGVQLGFCNGYLLKDEDGYLEKGNRKQVYWKEYNSIIQVDPDLLREFLFEALAIDGKV; encoded by the coding sequence ATGAATAAGTTTCAACCGGTCAAATTCAGGAACATAGATGAGTTTCTTGATTATCTCCCAGATGAGGAAAGAGAGATTGTAGTTTTTCTTCGGCAGATTATATTGGAATCATTGCCTGAATGCAGGGAGAAACTGGCTTATAATGTTCCGTTCTATTATAAAAAATCAAGAATTTGCTTCATATGGCCACCTTCAGTTCCCTGGGGCAATGTGAATATTAAAGGCGTCCAGCTTGGATTCTGCAATGGATATTTATTAAAAGATGAGGACGGATACCTTGAAAAAGGAAATAGGAAACAAGTGTACTGGAAGGAATATAATTCTATTATTCAGGTAGATCCTGATCTCCTTCGGGAGTTCTTATTTGAAGCACTCGCCATTGATGGAAAGGTTTAA
- a CDS encoding DUF2807 domain-containing protein, producing the protein MKRIYDSVQLTWVGKRLVCLLPLLLLTILFEGCEKDHAFDFLKSTGKIISINRDVNENFTDVQIENNIDLVLIQGSPYKITLEGGENLLPGIETKISDSSLTIRNLNRYNWVRSYDKKITAYVTAPHFLSLGYRSTGTVTNVDTIHEDSLFITSYAGSGYIKLCIDVGLSHLSLNTGSVDFDISGKSGSNFIYAGSYGPFHCLELETLNTYMSNQGTNDCYINVKTTLNMISGDWEASTIKVNHHR; encoded by the coding sequence ATGAAACGGATATACGATAGCGTTCAACTTACATGGGTCGGGAAAAGACTTGTCTGTCTTCTGCCATTGCTGTTGCTGACAATACTTTTTGAAGGTTGCGAAAAGGATCACGCTTTCGATTTTCTAAAAAGTACAGGAAAAATCATCAGCATCAACAGGGATGTGAATGAGAACTTTACAGATGTCCAGATAGAAAATAATATCGACCTTGTACTTATCCAGGGATCTCCCTACAAAATTACACTTGAAGGAGGTGAAAACCTGTTGCCGGGAATAGAGACCAAGATCAGTGACAGCAGTCTTACAATCAGGAATCTCAACAGGTATAACTGGGTGAGGTCCTATGATAAAAAAATCACAGCTTATGTGACGGCTCCGCATTTCCTTAGCTTAGGGTACAGAAGCACAGGAACTGTAACCAATGTGGATACGATTCATGAAGATTCTCTCTTTATCACTTCCTATGCCGGCTCAGGTTATATAAAACTTTGTATTGATGTTGGGCTTTCGCACCTTTCATTAAATACGGGCTCTGTTGATTTCGACATTTCCGGGAAAAGTGGCAGCAATTTTATCTATGCAGGTAGCTATGGTCCATTTCACTGCCTGGAATTGGAAACATTGAATACCTATATGAGCAATCAAGGCACAAACGATTGCTATATCAATGTAAAAACCACCTTGAATATGATATCAGGGGACTGGGAAGCATCTACTATAAAGGTAAACCATCACAGGTAG
- a CDS encoding acyloxyacyl hydrolase, translating into MKNSLKYFHLFLITLTLVLTQLNVSGQHKFRGSNLLLEGRVNYGFLINHHLEMQIFNSHFPAFEINLGKETFGEYRWQRMYSYPFIGVSYWYSHLGNSPLLGSAHAVFPYVNYPLIRDQKHELNFRLGLGLAYLTQKFDRIENYKYLAIGSHVNAAANLMFEYRWMFSPRMNAAIGLALMHFSNGSMKTPNYGINIPSLNLGLSYRLSKANPYLTRKMLPELYVFEFDGKRSVTLDLGATIAYKDMGSEYGRTFMIYNVFGNVVKPVSFKSAVGAGFDLTIDRSDPFFLKRKGMEFDREFQKMRIGLNAAYQLSMSKLSYMFNLGFYVSGKVRPSISYFKLGLHYDITPQVFATLALRTHFAQADYVGFGLGYKLPLYYYNLKKKK; encoded by the coding sequence TTGAAAAATTCTCTCAAATACTTCCATCTCTTTCTCATTACGCTGACATTGGTACTGACGCAATTAAATGTAAGCGGTCAACACAAATTCAGGGGCTCAAATCTTTTACTGGAAGGAAGGGTGAACTACGGTTTCCTTATCAACCATCACCTTGAAATGCAGATCTTTAACAGCCATTTCCCTGCATTTGAAATTAATTTAGGAAAAGAGACATTTGGGGAGTATCGCTGGCAACGGATGTATAGCTATCCTTTTATCGGGGTAAGCTATTGGTATTCTCACCTTGGGAATTCTCCACTCCTTGGCTCCGCACATGCTGTTTTTCCCTATGTGAACTACCCTCTTATCCGCGACCAGAAGCATGAACTCAATTTCAGGCTGGGACTAGGTCTTGCCTACCTGACTCAAAAATTCGACCGCATAGAAAACTATAAATACCTGGCTATCGGTTCACATGTGAATGCCGCCGCCAACCTGATGTTTGAATATAGATGGATGTTTAGCCCCAGGATGAATGCTGCTATTGGATTGGCTCTCATGCATTTCTCAAATGGCTCCATGAAAACCCCAAACTATGGCATCAATATACCTTCTTTAAATCTTGGGCTTTCTTACAGGCTGAGTAAAGCAAACCCCTACCTGACCCGCAAAATGTTACCGGAACTCTATGTATTTGAATTTGACGGCAAAAGATCTGTAACACTGGATCTGGGCGCAACTATTGCCTATAAAGATATGGGTAGCGAATATGGCAGGACTTTCATGATCTACAATGTGTTTGGGAATGTGGTTAAACCTGTCTCCTTCAAAAGCGCAGTAGGAGCCGGATTTGACCTTACTATCGATCGGTCTGACCCCTTCTTCCTGAAAAGAAAAGGAATGGAATTCGACCGGGAATTTCAAAAAATGAGAATCGGTCTTAATGCCGCCTACCAATTGAGCATGTCAAAGCTTTCATATATGTTCAACCTGGGCTTTTATGTAAGCGGGAAAGTTCGTCCAAGTATCTCCTATTTTAAACTTGGCTTACACTATGACATTACGCCTCAGGTATTCGCTACACTTGCCCTTCGTACTCATTTTGCCCAGGCCGATTATGTTGGATTCGGACTCGGATATAAACTGCCACTTTACTACTACAATCTGAAGAAAAAGAAATGA
- a CDS encoding AMP-binding protein, which translates to MIKDLYKSILTYADETAFFIDGRAYSYLELRSLVQAIQQMLKEKMDGEERLGIWVYDDFHTYASIVACLISGIAFVPIEPGHPAERNKSIIQQAVLRYIISSRTDVPLENIGVEQKLNVLSSNNVSGSDKAPDFIDKPSDALAYILFTSGTTGAPKGVPISRKNLESFLRAIFSSDIKVQNEDRFLQVFDLTFDLSIYSYLVPLIAGASVYTLPRNAVKYSAAIELLEKYSLTQVLTVPSFLSFLRPYFKEIHLPFVKQWLFCGESLKSDMVKEWQPCLPNARILNVYGPTEATIFCSSYQVDNKDELKEHNGVVCIGKPYEEVHFKVLDNSGVEVAVGAVGELCISGSQTTAGYLGNDERNRNAFLSLQTDGIDQVFYRTGDLAFCDPAGDFFFAGRLDSQVKIQGFRVEIGEIEHAALSIDGVLEAVVVVKEDKRGNPVLYLFLRTEKDEIESISADLKQLLPSYMLPGKVIRLESFPLNLNGKIDKKALLGQLT; encoded by the coding sequence ATGATAAAAGATCTTTATAAATCTATACTGACATATGCCGATGAAACTGCTTTCTTCATTGATGGGAGAGCATATTCATATCTCGAACTGAGATCGCTGGTGCAGGCAATTCAGCAGATGCTAAAGGAAAAGATGGATGGAGAGGAACGGCTGGGGATATGGGTTTATGATGATTTCCACACCTATGCCTCCATCGTGGCTTGCTTGATTTCAGGAATTGCATTTGTCCCAATAGAACCCGGACATCCTGCTGAAAGAAACAAGAGCATCATTCAACAGGCCGTATTAAGGTATATAATAAGTTCCCGGACTGATGTTCCTCTAGAAAATATTGGGGTAGAACAGAAGTTAAACGTGTTGAGTTCAAATAATGTGAGTGGCTCAGATAAGGCTCCTGACTTTATAGATAAGCCATCGGATGCTTTGGCATATATTCTATTCACTTCAGGGACAACAGGGGCACCGAAAGGGGTACCCATCAGCCGGAAGAACCTTGAGAGCTTTCTCAGGGCCATTTTTTCGAGTGATATAAAGGTTCAGAATGAGGATCGGTTCTTACAGGTATTCGACCTTACGTTTGACCTTTCAATATATTCCTACCTGGTTCCATTGATAGCCGGTGCTTCCGTTTATACCCTTCCAAGGAATGCTGTAAAATATAGTGCTGCTATTGAATTACTTGAGAAATATTCTCTTACTCAGGTGCTGACAGTCCCATCATTCCTTAGTTTTCTGAGGCCCTATTTCAAGGAAATCCATTTGCCTTTTGTAAAGCAATGGCTCTTTTGTGGTGAATCTTTGAAGAGTGATATGGTAAAAGAGTGGCAGCCCTGTTTACCAAATGCCCGGATTCTGAATGTTTATGGCCCGACGGAAGCTACCATCTTTTGCTCCTCCTACCAGGTTGACAACAAAGACGAGTTGAAGGAACATAATGGAGTGGTTTGCATAGGTAAGCCCTATGAAGAAGTTCATTTCAAAGTGCTGGACAATTCAGGTGTGGAGGTTGCTGTTGGTGCAGTGGGAGAGCTCTGTATCTCCGGTTCTCAGACTACTGCCGGTTATCTGGGAAATGACGAAAGAAACCGGAATGCATTTCTCAGCTTGCAGACCGATGGAATTGATCAGGTTTTTTACAGAACCGGTGATTTGGCATTTTGTGACCCCGCGGGTGATTTTTTCTTTGCAGGCAGATTGGATTCGCAAGTGAAGATACAGGGTTTTAGAGTAGAAATTGGCGAAATTGAGCATGCTGCTTTGTCTATTGATGGAGTTCTTGAAGCTGTTGTCGTCGTAAAGGAAGACAAAAGAGGGAATCCCGTACTTTATTTATTCCTGAGAACAGAAAAAGATGAAATAGAATCCATTTCTGCTGACTTAAAGCAGCTTTTACCTTCTTACATGCTGCCTGGAAAGGTAATCCGGTTAGAATCTTTCCCTTTGAATCTGAATGGGAAAATCGATAAAAAGGCATTATTGGGACAGTTAACATAA
- a CDS encoding GNAT family N-acetyltransferase — protein sequence MIIRSAVADDIEFLVEAIIQADMSGSGRSSYGRIFGISDEVLRKCLTSMLLEGLNGFEISLGSFRVCENEGKPVAAVSGWVEALNGVSSGVIKMSAFNFLLPRGTLVSSRENLKVASEISLEREASTLQIESVYTHPEFRGLGIAGKLIDFIISEEKLLHPALEKVQVQLMKENHSALNAYLKLGFQVSHEITSGNVYICEILPGRTKVLMEKRLSND from the coding sequence ATGATAATCCGCAGTGCAGTGGCTGATGATATCGAATTCCTGGTTGAAGCAATTATCCAGGCTGATATGAGTGGAAGCGGACGAAGTTCCTATGGCCGTATTTTCGGGATATCAGATGAAGTGTTAAGGAAGTGTCTCACCTCGATGTTGCTGGAAGGCTTAAATGGATTTGAGATAAGTCTTGGTAGTTTCAGGGTATGTGAAAATGAAGGGAAGCCTGTTGCAGCAGTCTCCGGATGGGTAGAAGCCCTTAATGGTGTTTCATCCGGGGTGATTAAAATGAGTGCGTTCAACTTCCTGCTCCCCAGGGGAACATTGGTTTCATCCAGGGAAAATCTTAAGGTAGCTTCTGAGATTTCATTGGAGAGAGAAGCCTCAACTTTACAGATTGAATCGGTATATACTCATCCTGAATTTAGGGGTTTAGGCATTGCCGGGAAGTTGATAGATTTCATCATTTCTGAAGAGAAATTATTGCATCCGGCATTGGAGAAAGTGCAGGTACAACTGATGAAAGAAAATCATTCCGCCTTGAACGCCTACCTCAAATTGGGTTTTCAGGTCAGCCATGAAATAACCTCCGGGAATGTTTACATTTGTGAAATACTGCCCGGCAGGACAAAAGTATTGATGGAAAAAAGATTGAGCAATGACTGA
- a CDS encoding acyl carrier protein, with amino-acid sequence MTDIKNELTLIMRRVLKQENLSLKEDFTDRDIEGWDSMAQVELIAEIEEHFNIEFSLKDLPRLNSVKNIIQLIVQ; translated from the coding sequence ATGACTGATATTAAAAATGAATTGACCTTGATAATGAGGCGGGTCCTGAAGCAGGAAAATCTTAGCCTTAAAGAAGATTTTACTGACAGGGATATCGAGGGTTGGGATTCTATGGCACAGGTTGAATTGATTGCCGAAATAGAAGAGCATTTCAATATTGAATTTTCATTAAAGGATCTTCCCAGGTTGAATTCTGTTAAAAACATCATTCAGCTGATAGTACAATAA